The Amaranthus tricolor cultivar Red isolate AtriRed21 chromosome 2, ASM2621246v1, whole genome shotgun sequence genome contains the following window.
gagcctctgctttggtcgagcgatgtctctgatgctcctaggatgctgtttttgactctttaagttcttggggatgtttcattatcatttattcataactttaatatacttaatgttacttagtgtgatctctcctataaatatagagctctcattcacattgtaatcatccacaaatatataccccaagccaaacagtagcctatatctcttctctattgtaattcttcatatttgagagttctttgaactcctttgataatataagagatactacacaccggaggacgtagcctaagttgggtgaacctcgttaaatttttgtgtcgttttattgctttactttctcctacaaacatcgatatcattgatagcgtaatttgtttgtcactaaacttcatacattcgatcttggcaatattggagtttgaaacacattgttcgaactctaatacatcattgttttcaattttaaaccaaATTCTGTGATGTGATTGTTTGTGACAAACTTCGAATCAGCTACGTTAGCTAACATTGTCTCAAAAGATAACTAAATCATTAAGTGCTTCCTTTTCATGTTCACAACTAATTTCGCAACTCAGTTGGAAATGTCAAAAATTTGAGATCCACTTAGGGCTTGTttggattgagtgtaaatatttaaaggtgtaaataaaagttaaagtaGAAAAACAAAGTTAGTTAAATAGAAGATCAAAGAAATTTCATTATTAGAGAAGTCGAAGAATTGATTAAAatgtaatgaaaaataaataaaataacaattaatttccTCATATTGAGGTATAAAATTACCTTAAGGGAGGATGGAGGAATACTTTTCTCTAAATGAGGGGAATCATCcttcttttttattcattttttaagttatgttcattgtacctttttcataattatttcaattatttcatttgtACATCTACTTACTTTCATTTcactaatttgattttttactccttaaacatttaaattcaaTTCAAATGAGGTGTTAATAGGCATCAacatatttgaatttaattgaaaCTCAAGCTATGCAGCTTGCTAATCAAATTCATCATCAAAAGGAAATCAACTACTTGTTacaatattatcataaaaatcaatCCTTATTACAAAGACAAGATATAATGGAAAACCTTCGGCCATTGAATGTAATTTAGCAATTTGTTACAATCATGAAAAAGAAAACCGTTTTGTGAAAGGCTTTGACCAATTTATAATAAGTCCCACTGACAGCAGCGGTCAACGGAGAGAATAAAAACAGTTCACCACACTAAAACGCCTACTTTACTCCACAACTATGCAATCAGCAAACTGCAAgctgttttttcaatttttctttctctttcatttATTCTTCAGTTTAACCATCAAAGCAACTCacaactcatcatcatcatcatcatcatcttcttcttcttcttcttcagcaATCATATCCAGATTCCAAAAATATCTTAGAATAAACACTGCTTATCCAAATCCCAACTACTATGAAGCTGTTGATTTCATTCTTTCTCAAGCTAGATCTTTATCCCTTGAATCCCAGACttttgaatttgtcaaaaataaCCCATTAGTCTTGCTCAAATGGCCTGGGAAAGACCCCAATTTGCCATCAGTACTCCTCAATTCTCACACCGACGTCGTTCCGGCTGAACCTGACAAGTGGGTTCATCATCCCTTCAGTGCCCGCATTGATTCTCATGGCAATATTTATGCCAGAGGTTCTCAGGCAAGAAATCtcaatcaaattttaaattatttcataaattttatttagtttttcaaaTTAGGGTTATTGCACGGCAAAATTGATTACAACTGCTGTGTAAGTGTTTCAGTTTTTTAGTTCGTAGATGTGAAAATGAGTTTAATCCAGATTAATAAATTCATTTACTTTCCATAATATTATGGAATTCAAGTTCATTTTAGTAACATTTTGTTAGAGATGGATTGCGGTGGACTTTAATAGGTTGAAAAAAGAAATCGCTGgtttaaatgataaatatttttaCAATTGCAAAAGGGTTTTTAGAAAGTTATGTGTTTTCATTGAACTATTGGGTAAAAAAAAACCGTGGTGGTTTTGTCTAGTAACCAACTCGACCAAATGCAAATTTTGCGCCCATTGTTATTAAAATCGCAATTCTGATCTACGATTTTAGTATTAATTCGATTCTACTAATTTAGTATtgatcattattaatttttctctttcactaatttctttcaattatataaataaatttcaaatgtatCATTatgaaaacttttaaaaaataaatttcttaatccgtttgaagatttaaactaattaaataaaGTCAAAGAAACTTTAACTCACAAATTTAGACTTTTAAAatggataataatgataagatactatatattttaatatatttaagtttatttgtagAATCATATGATTCTACGATTCAATTCTAAGTAGAATtccgattttaacaactttgttAGCGCCTAAATATTCTACTTGAAACACAGTTGGATAAGATTCGAACTCTTGAGTTGTGAACTTTCCCAACTTTAGGCTTCTGACACTGTCCATAacaaactcaactaaaagcttaaacgGGTTATGCCGTTTCAGGATTTTTGTTTTCAAAGTTTCCATGATCACGTTTTTCTGAAACTTGAGTATATGGGAAAGGAAGACATAAAAAATTCTGTGTTGATCATTTTTTCTTCTTGTCAATTATAAAACTTAATATATGAATGCTGCATAGATGTGTTTCAGGTGTCTATGTTGACATAATAAAATGTTTTTCTATGTACATGTATTATGTTCTTTGTTTGCAGGATATGAAATGTGTGGGTATGCAGTACTTAGAAGCTATTCGGAAGCTTAAGCTTTCAGGGTTTGAACCCAATCGTACTATCTATTTATCATATGTGCCAGACGAAGAAAATGGAGGACTTGATGGTGCCAAGAAGTTGGCGGAGTCTGATGTGTTTGAAAAAATGAATGTGGCCTTCATTCTTGATGAGGGAATGCCATCACCAAATGAAAAGTATCAGGTCTTTTATGCCGAGAGGTCGTTGATGTGGTTGGTGATTAAGGCAACCGGGTCACCTGGGCATGGAGCCAAGCTATACGACAATACTGCATTAGAGAATTTGTTGAAGAGTATTGAGATTATACGGAGTTTTCGAGAAGCACAATTTGATATGGTAAAGACAGGGTTAAAGCCTGAGGGAGACGTGGTTTCAGTAAATATGGTGTTTCTGAAAGCTGGCAGACATACTCCAAATGTAAGTCTGTGACTTCATTTGCCTTGTACTTCATCATGATTATGTATCGGAAGTTTAGGTTTGAATTATTGTACGCCTGGTAAATTCTTTTTAATAAACCCTTTACACAAAACAGGTTATATGTGAGTTTAATTGGCGTTTTACACAACTCTAAAGTTTAAAAAGTAAGGTATCCTGTCAATTTTCAAAAggtaaaatgaaaatcattgacAAAATGTTTTTATAGACcttaggatgatgatgatgatgatgcttaTGGAATAACTTGATTTTTGGTAATATGTAGTGTTCTTTGTACATgtgatttatagttctttggttttggataataatggactatagtaaaatgacttattaaatcatatgaacttcttatttatgttaagTTGCACATGGTGTTTGCT
Protein-coding sequences here:
- the LOC130805217 gene encoding uncharacterized protein LOC130805217 isoform X1, translating into MQSANCKLFFQFFFLFHLFFSLTIKATHNSSSSSSSSSSSSSSAIISRFQKYLRINTAYPNPNYYEAVDFILSQARSLSLESQTFEFVKNNPLVLLKWPGKDPNLPSVLLNSHTDVVPAEPDKWVHHPFSARIDSHGNIYARGSQDMKCVGMQYLEAIRKLKLSGFEPNRTIYLSYVPDEENGGLDGAKKLAESDVFEKMNVAFILDEGMPSPNEKYQVFYAERSLMWLVIKATGSPGHGAKLYDNTALENLLKSIEIIRSFREAQFDMVKTGLKPEGDVVSVNMVFLKAGRHTPNQGFVRNVQPSEAEAGFDIRVPPTADLKSLEVRIAEEWAPASCNMTFEFVQKDPLLDKSGKPIMTNADSSNHWWVLFKEAVQNVGGKLEKPEILLGSTDASFFRQLGIPAIGFSAISNTPDLVHDHNEFLNLEEYMKGVDIYASIIKAYASSTVHPEVLRDQ
- the LOC130805217 gene encoding uncharacterized protein LOC130805217 isoform X2, which codes for MQSANCKLFFQFFFLFHLFFSLTIKATHNSSSSSSSSSSSSSSAIISRFQKYLRINTAYPNPNYYEAVDFILSQARSLSLESQTFEFVKNNPLVLLKWPGKDPNLPSVLLNSHTDVVPAEPDKWVHHPFSARIDSHGNIYARGSQDMKCVGMQYLEAIRKLKLSGFEPNRTIYLSYVPDEENGGLDGAKKLAESDVFEKMNVAFILDEGMPSPNEKYQVFYAERSLMWLVIKATGSPGHGAKLYDNTALENLLKSIEIIRSFREAQFDMVKTGLKPEGDVVSVNMVFLKAGRHTPNGFVRNVQPSEAEAGFDIRVPPTADLKSLEVRIAEEWAPASCNMTFEFVQKDPLLDKSGKPIMTNADSSNHWWVLFKEAVQNVGGKLEKPEILLGSTDASFFRQLGIPAIGFSAISNTPDLVHDHNEFLNLEEYMKGVDIYASIIKAYASSTVHPEVLRDQ
- the LOC130805217 gene encoding uncharacterized protein LOC130805217 isoform X3, whose amino-acid sequence is MQSANCKLFFQFFFLFHLFFSLTIKATHNSSSSSSSSSSSSSSAIISRFQKYLRINTAYPNPNYYEAVDFILSQARSLSLESQTFEFVKNNPLVLLKWPGKDPNLPSVLLNSHTDVVPAEPDKWVHHPFSARIDSHGNIYARGSQDMKCVGMQYLEAIRKLKLSGFEPNRTIYLSYVPDEENGGLDGAKKLAESDVFEKMNVAFILDEGMPSPNEKYQVFYAERSLMWLVIKATGSPGHGAKLYDNTALENLLKSIEIIRSFREAQFDMVKTGLKPEGDVVSVNMVFLKAGRHTPNQGFVRNVQPSEAEAGFDIRVPPTADLKSLEVRIAEEWAPASCNMTFEKDPLLDKSGKPIMTNADSSNHWWVLFKEAVQNVGGKLEKPEILLGSTDASFFRQLGIPAIGFSAISNTPDLVHDHNEFLNLEEYMKGVDIYASIIKAYASSTVHPEVLRDQ